The genomic segment AAATCAGAGGGGCGCTTGGCGCGCTCCGTGGCGATAATGACCCAGCGACCCGTGATGGGATCTTTCCTGAGCTCAGGCAAATTCGTTGCTCCTTCGACGGCAGGTTTCAGTCATTCCGTGAAAGCGTCCTTAATGACACGGACCCGGTAGCCCTTTGCAGGCTCCCAAATGACGCTTGCAACATCAAACCTGTAGGCAGCGGGTTGCCTTTTTAGTCGCCGCAGATAGACCCTCGCGCTGTGGACGATTCGGCGCTGCTGGTCAAAGCTGAGGGCCGCTTCCGGAGGTCCGGCATCCTGGCCGGTCCGTGTTTTTACTTCAATAAAGGCCAGCACAGATCCATCCCAGCCCACCAGGTCCAGTTCGCCTGACCGGCCGTGCGGCCGCCGGTTCCGCGCGACGATCGCGTACCCCTCGCGGCGCAGGTGCCAATAAGCCAGCGTCTCACCGAGGGCCCCAATTTTCAAGTGCCGGGCTGCTCCACCGCGTTCGCCCGCCCCTCGTGGGCGGCAGGCAACGGTTGCACGGCGCTCTTCACGCCAGACTAACGCGCCGTAGACCAGATGAGCAACCCAGTCCAATGCTTTCCAGCCTCATTTTGACGCTTCTTCGATCGCGCGTTCCAGCACGTCCAGAGCAAAGTCCGCCTGGAATTGTTCAACAATCAGCGGTGGCATCAGCCGGATGGTGCTCTCTCCGCAGCCCAGCACAAGAACACCCAGTTCAAATGCGCGCTGGATGACGCTGTGGCACATTTGGGGATGCGGCTCCCGGCTTGCCGGATCTTTGACCAGCTCGATGCCGATCATCAATCCCTTTCCCCGGACGTTGCCGACATGGCGATGCTTCGCCGGCCAGCTCTGCAGCCGGTCCAGGATGTACTTGCCCATCTTGTCTGCGTTCGAGATGTATTGCTCTTCCAGCAGGCGAATCGTTTCCAGCGCAGCAGCGCACGCGACGGGATTTCCGCCAAAAGTTGAGGCGTGGGCGCCTGGCGGCCAGTTCATGATGTCGGCGCGCGCAACTGTAAGGCCCAGCGGCATCCCTGAGGCAATCCCCTTCGCCGTCACCAGGATGTCCGGCACAACTCCGGAATGCTCGCAGGCCCACATGCGGCCCGTGCGCCCCATGCCGCTCTGGATTTCATCCGCAATCAGCAGGATACCGTAACGCTCTGTCAGCTCGCGAAGCTCCGGAAGGAACCCCGGAGGCGGCACAACATATCCGCCTTCACCCTGGATCGGCTCGACGACGACCGCGGCGACTTCTTCCGGGGGAGTCGTGGTCTTGAAGAGCTTCCGGATAGCTTCTGCGCCGCTGCAATCACAATCGCCCGCCGGATGCCGGTTCGCGCACCTGTAAGGATTCGGGTAGGGGACGTGGCTCACCCCTGGAAGCAGTGGACCAAAGCCGTTCCGCTGGACGGCCTTGCTGGCCGTCAGTGAAAGCGAGCCGAACGTGCGGCCATGAAAGCACCCCAGAAATGCGATGAAGCGATGCCGCCGCGTATGATAGCGGGCCAGCTTCATCGCCGCCTCAATGCCCTCCGTGCCCGAGTTGGCAAAGTGGACCCGCTTGGGAAAGTCACCGGGCGTAATGGAAGTGATTTTTTCCGCAACCTGGGTCAGCAACGGATAGTAAAAGTCCGTTCCCGACATGTGGATCAGCGTTTCGGCCTGGCGCTGAATTGCCCGGACGACATCCGGATGGCAATGCCCGGTGGATACCGAAGCGATGCCTGCGCTGAAATCCAGAAAGACGTTGCCATCCACGTCCTCCACCATCATGCCGCTGCCGCGCTTGGCCACCATTGGATAATCCCGGCCATACGACGGCGAAACCAGGCGATGATCGAGGTCGAGTATTTTCCGCGCCTCCGGTCCGGGCAGAGGTGTTCTGATTTCAGGTAATCCGTTTTTCATAATCTGTCCTTGCCAGCGTTGTCACGCCGCATTCATGCAGCACGCAGGCCAGGGAAGCACGTCAACTGTTCAGGCCATGACCTGCCAGGGACAGGCATCATATTCGTTTCCAGCGTGTGCCCGCTTTGGTGTCTTCCACCAGCACCCCGCCGTTCTGCAGCTCGTCGCGGATTTGGTCAGCGCGCGCGAAGTTTCTTTGCCGCCGCGCGGCTTCGCGTTCTGACAGGAGCCGTCCAATTTCCTCTTCGTCCAGAGTTTCGACAAGCGCACTAACCGATTCTCCACCCGGGTCGGTTGCGGACTGCTCGGCTTTCAACAATCCAAACTCGCGCAGCTTGGCCTGGTCATTGTCATCGAGCACAGCAAAAATCTGGTCCCATCGCCCCAGTGTGTCCAGGAAAGCCCCCCGGTCCCCATCCAAAAACCTGCCCTGGTCCATCGCCGTGTTGCCTTCGCGCACCATCTCAAAAATTGCAGCCAGGGCTTCAGCGGTGTTCAGATTGTCGGCCATCGCTTCTTCAAATTTCCGCCGGGCGGCTGCCGCCAGTTCTTCGAGCTCAGCGTTGCTGCCTGGCGGGAACTCTTCCTTCGTCAGGCGATAGTGGAAATTCCTCAGGCGTTCAACCGACTGCCGCGCCTGGTGCAATCCGTCGAAAGTAAAATTTAACAGGCTTCGATATGGGACCGACGCCAGCAGGTAGCGGATCGCTGTGGGTCTGTAACCTTCCGCAATCAGATCGCGCAGCGTGTACACATTGCCCAGCGATTTGGACATCTTCTCGCCATTGATCACCAGGTGTTCACTGTGCAGCCAGTACCGCACAAATGGCTTGCCCGTTGCGGCCTCGCTCTGGGCGATTTCGTTTTCGTGGTGAGGAAATATCAAGTCAACCCCGCCCGAGTGGATATCAAATGTCTCACCCAGATACTTCATCGACATCACCGAGCATTCAATGTGCCACCCGGGCCGCCCCGGACCCAGAGGAGTGTCCCAGGACGGCTCGCCTTCCTTGGCGGCTTTCCACAGGACGAAATCCCGAACATTGGCTTTGTCGTACTCGTCAGCGTCCACGCGCGCGCCGGCACGCATTCCAGAAAGGTCAATCCTGGAAAGCTTGCCGTAGTCCGGAAACTTTTCAACCCGGAAGTAGTATGATCCCTGGCTCTTGTAGGCGTAGCCCTTCTGTTCAAGCGTCTGGATCAGCTTCACCATGTCGCCGATGTAGTCCGTTGCCCGGACCACAATTTCCGGCTTTTCCAGGTTCAGCAGCTTGCGGTCAACATCGAAAGCTTCGATAAAGCGGTCGGTATAGTCCCGTAGGTTGAGCCCGGCCGCGTTGGCGTTGCGGATGGTCTTGTCATCCACGTCCGTCAGGTTCGTGACGTGCAACACTTCATAGCCCTGATACTTCAGAAAACGCCTTAGGATGTCCTGGAATACGAAAGTGCGATAGTTGCCGATGTGGGCGTATCCATAGACCGTCGGGCCGCAGGCATAGATCCGGACCTTCTTGTCTTCCAGGGGCTGGAATTCTTCCACCTTGCCCGCCAGCGTGTTGTAGAAACGTAGCGCCATCATATTGATATCACACGGAAAGAAGAATCCTTCATTCTATCGGCGCACCCCAAACACCGTCAAGGATCGAGGGTTTATAGAATTGGAAGGGTGCATGGTATTTTCCCTGTGGATTTGAAGTGGATGGGAGTGAGCAGAGAGCGAGGAAGACCACAGCCCTGGTGGCGGGAGAACGAGGCCGCCGGCGCGCGCCAAGTCCCGTCTGTCGCTATACCACGCTTACCTTGATGCCGACTTTTTCCAGCGCCCGCAGTTCATTCTTTCCAATACCAGCGTCCGTAATAACCTCATCAATGGAGGCAGGAGGCACAATCAGGCACAGACTGCGTCGGCCGAATTTGCTGGAGTCGCAAACCATCACCACGTGTCGGGCAATTTCAACCATCACGCGGTTTACTTTTGCCTCCAGCAGGTTCGGCGTTGTCAAACCGTATTCGACGTCAAACCCGTCAACTCCGAGGAACAGGATGTCCGCCTGGAGCTCCCGCAGGGTCTCTTCCGCCAGAGGGCCCACCAGAGAGAACGAGCGTTCCCGAAGGATGCCGCCGGTCAGAATCAGTTCCATGGGCGTGGGAGCCAGTTCCGCGGCGATATTCACGGCGTTTGTGATAATCGTCAAGTCGCGGTGCTGGCGCATGGCCCGGGCCACTGCGGTGGTGGTTGTGCCCGAGTCCAGCAGGACGGATTGTCCTTCTTTCACCATCGCCGCAGCGGCCTCGCCGATCCTCCTCTTCTCGTCCTGATGAACATTTTCCTTTTCCTTGAGGCTGGGATCGATGAGCGTTCCGCCGCCGGCCGGTAGGCCCCCGCCGTGCGCCCGCTGGATCAGTCCTTCGGTGTGTAAAATCTTCAGGTCATTTCGGATGGTAACGTGGGAAGTGTCAAAGCGGTCGGCCAGTTCGCGAACCAGCACCCTGCCCTCGCGCGC from the Terriglobia bacterium genome contains:
- a CDS encoding YraN family protein, with the protein product MDWVAHLVYGALVWREERRATVACRPRGAGERGGAARHLKIGALGETLAYWHLRREGYAIVARNRRPHGRSGELDLVGWDGSVLAFIEVKTRTGQDAGPPEAALSFDQQRRIVHSARVYLRRLKRQPAAYRFDVASVIWEPAKGYRVRVIKDAFTE
- a CDS encoding acetyl ornithine aminotransferase family protein, encoding MKNGLPEIRTPLPGPEARKILDLDHRLVSPSYGRDYPMVAKRGSGMMVEDVDGNVFLDFSAGIASVSTGHCHPDVVRAIQRQAETLIHMSGTDFYYPLLTQVAEKITSITPGDFPKRVHFANSGTEGIEAAMKLARYHTRRHRFIAFLGCFHGRTFGSLSLTASKAVQRNGFGPLLPGVSHVPYPNPYRCANRHPAGDCDCSGAEAIRKLFKTTTPPEEVAAVVVEPIQGEGGYVVPPPGFLPELRELTERYGILLIADEIQSGMGRTGRMWACEHSGVVPDILVTAKGIASGMPLGLTVARADIMNWPPGAHASTFGGNPVACAAALETIRLLEEQYISNADKMGKYILDRLQSWPAKHRHVGNVRGKGLMIGIELVKDPASREPHPQMCHSVIQRAFELGVLVLGCGESTIRLMPPLIVEQFQADFALDVLERAIEEASK
- the cysS gene encoding cysteine--tRNA ligase, whose protein sequence is MMALRFYNTLAGKVEEFQPLEDKKVRIYACGPTVYGYAHIGNYRTFVFQDILRRFLKYQGYEVLHVTNLTDVDDKTIRNANAAGLNLRDYTDRFIEAFDVDRKLLNLEKPEIVVRATDYIGDMVKLIQTLEQKGYAYKSQGSYYFRVEKFPDYGKLSRIDLSGMRAGARVDADEYDKANVRDFVLWKAAKEGEPSWDTPLGPGRPGWHIECSVMSMKYLGETFDIHSGGVDLIFPHHENEIAQSEAATGKPFVRYWLHSEHLVINGEKMSKSLGNVYTLRDLIAEGYRPTAIRYLLASVPYRSLLNFTFDGLHQARQSVERLRNFHYRLTKEEFPPGSNAELEELAAAARRKFEEAMADNLNTAEALAAIFEMVREGNTAMDQGRFLDGDRGAFLDTLGRWDQIFAVLDDNDQAKLREFGLLKAEQSATDPGGESVSALVETLDEEEIGRLLSEREAARRQRNFARADQIRDELQNGGVLVEDTKAGTRWKRI
- the agaR gene encoding transcriptional repressor AgaR, yielding MLAEERRRAILEIMAREGRVLVRELADRFDTSHVTIRNDLKILHTEGLIQRAHGGGLPAGGGTLIDPSLKEKENVHQDEKRRIGEAAAAMVKEGQSVLLDSGTTTTAVARAMRQHRDLTIITNAVNIAAELAPTPMELILTGGILRERSFSLVGPLAEETLRELQADILFLGVDGFDVEYGLTTPNLLEAKVNRVMVEIARHVVMVCDSSKFGRRSLCLIVPPASIDEVITDAGIGKNELRALEKVGIKVSVV